The DNA window GGATGGAAAGGTAAAAATTAGTCTAGACGTGAAAATATCAACACTATTGTATCTTTTACCAAATACTGTAACATGATTGAGATATCCACTAGGGTTGAATAGAAGTGTTTGTGTATTTTAagttcaatatttttatggcTCGGTCTTGGTTTTTGGCACTACATAATATAGTGCTAATGAATAATGTATTTTTCCTAACTTTTGATTGTTTTCCTGCTTTTTTTcctgctttttttttttttttttttttttttgaagctATCAGCATAATTTTACTGTGCTATTAGAACATTTAATTTACTAACattggttatttttattattcctttttgaataacaaatttggtatatatatatatatatattacatACAGAAAATGGCTAAATCTAAGAACCATACCGCTCATAACCAAACCAAAAAGGCTCATAGAAATGGTATCAAGAAGCCTAAGACTTACAAGTATCCATCCTTGAAAGGTGTTGATCCAAAATTCAGAAGAAACCACAAACATGCTTTACATGGTACTGCTAAAGCTTTAGCTGCTAAGCGCGCTGGtaagaaataaattagTTTTTGATTAAATTGTATCTTCATataatttgaatatttatatataatataataatactgtttatttttcttttttcattcactgctttttacttatttttttctttttttttttggtcaaAATGAGtcgtattattaatattagttTTGGATAACTAAGTTTACAGCGActtaaataatttgataTGACTAGTGTAAATTTCAccgattattattattcttaaaGTACTTTATTCATATATAGTGCTATGTAAACCatgtcatttttatttcgaGGTCATAAAAAGAATCTATATTTATTCCAGCTAAAAAGTCACAGCAAGCACACCAAAACACACCGAAACATCAAAACACAAGCCGCTACGTCGCATGAGTTTTATTTTGCCAATAatttaaccaaaaaaaaaaaaaaaacttttgtattttaaatGTAGACTTCCCCCTCCCTCTCCAgtaaatgttttaaagtCATAGATAAATAACAGAGAGCAAAGTCCATTCGGAcaatatagatatatatatttttttgtgtcAGTTACAGTGTGCGAGTATATCTAAGAGTCATCATTAGTACTATTTTGatttcaaaaacaatatatatatatatatatatataaatacacTGACAGTTTTTGTGACGTTTTTTTGCTTTACAatttattagttaaaaaaaagaaaaaaaaaaaacgttgGCGGCTACAAGACATACGATGctatataaagaaataattacacattcttttctttaatcTTTGTGTCTAAATAATTCTTATCATTATAACTCTTTTTGTATGTTATATAACCATAGGTTATTTTAGGCATTCAATCAATCATAGAGATAtggtttttctttaaaaaaaaaattaaaaaaagtatattacATATCCATCTACGTTTCAGAAAAGTACTTTTACAAATCATTCCGATAGAAGttataaattaaagaagaaaaaaaaaagaaagaaagaaaataaataaataaataaataaaaataaatatattcaaaCCAAAAACAAGTCAggaaaacaataatatgaCCTTAGAAAATCAGGTTCTAACAGAAAACAGTGAAAGTGCTATTGTTGAAACTGTTCAAAATAATGACAGTAGcacaacaaataaaaatgagcCTCTTGAAAATGATATGAAGCCTGATGTTAAACGTGTTTATATCTCTAACTTAAACTTTGAAACCACTGAAGGTGATTTATTCGGTTACTTGGAAGACAGTGGTTGTAAAAGTGTTTTGATCCCAAGCCAAACTGTTCGTGGTTTTAGAACCAATAAAGTTCGTCCATTAGGCATTGCCTATGCAGAATTTGAAACTCCCAAACAAGCCAGAGAAGTTgttgataaatttaatgGAGTTGTTTTTAAGGAGCGTGCTTTGAGATTTAAGCTATATTCTCCTTATTCTCCTGCTGTAGTTactgaaaaaattagtaaagcgaataaaaaatcaagGTTCTCACGTTTAGGTGTTAGcaatgataaaaaagacaaaaaccAAATTGTTAAAACGGCaagcaataaaaaagacaaaagaATGAATTTGTTATCTGATTCAGCCCAAAAAGAGGGTGAAGGAGAAAACAAGCAACTACAACAGCAGGATCCAGACAAGCCAGGTACTACGGAAATACCTAATTCTACAGAAGATTCCAAGGGAGAAAATAAGGAAGTTTCCAAAGATACGGTTTATTGTGCCTATCTACCACCAAAAGCTACAGACGTTGAGCTAAGAGAATACTTCCAAAAATATGGCCCAACTGATGTGTATGTATTCAAAAATCGTTATTATAGAAGAGGTTTGCATTTCCATCGTTATGTTTTAGCAGCTTTGGTTACCTTGACAGGCGAAGATAGCGCATCCAAAGCCAGCGAGGAATTGAAAAACACTAAATTTATGAACAAATCCATTGTGATTAAACCCTCctatttggaaaaaattaaagaagtTCAGAAAGCAGCTGCTTTTAAAAGTAATCCTTCCAGTTCGTTGCCACAAGATGAAGTACAAGAATAACAAAGCTTAAGCTAGTCAGTTTAGAAGTAGCAGCACAGGAAATGATAGGAGtagatatataaatgaataatgtataaaaatattatttttggagCTTGGTAtaattttctaatttctattttttttttttttttttttttgtttggtttttttgCTAACCTAATCATATacataaaatttaattaaaaatattgtgaCATGTTTGATGTTACCACACCCATACATTTGTTAATTGGctttaaaaagttttttgaaaattaaaaaaaaacaaaaaaaaattaaaaaaaaaaattaaaaaaaaaaataaaaaaaaaaaaaaacgctCAATTAACATTGCGTTCAAGTTTTGCTCTTTATTGTTTCTTTGAAAAAGATaagtaaaaaatttcatATTTCCCTTCCTTTCATTAAGaacataaataattttcttttgtttaaatttttaaagtttaCCTTTATCCTACAAAATTTAGTAATTGTTGTTAAATTGTATCTTTTCTTACTGTATTTCTGCTTAGATTTTTATAACAGTATTATCAATCCagtagtttttttttttttttttttttccttaacAACTTTACCTtgaatgtatatatataatttttttttttttttcctttttccctCATCATAAAATTTCATTTAACTGTTCTTTAGTATagcttttttctctctcttttttttctttacagCGGTTGTAATAAGAAttctcattttttcttttaaatatttatagaTTTGCAGAGTTTTAGAgtcttgttttaaaaatcaatcaaataaccaagaaaataatcaaGAAGCAATGGGTATGTTAACATTAACAAATATGAGGATATGGAAAGggcaaaaataataaaaaatatatattatctttatattgtgaatattttttggattaaaatttatacgGAGTAATGTTTTGATGAGCATCTATAAAAGAAGCAGTAGCAAtacttattaaaaatataaaaggtAAATGGATATTAAGTTGTTTCAGTTGATTTGTCTGACAGGATAacttaaaagaaaaagaaaaaatataacaacaTACTATTTGATATGATTATTGGATATATACATTGGCAAgagttttgtttattatacGATCATGACACAtgcctttttttcaagaaTGAAACGTTATAATTGAATACAGAAAAGATCgattaatatattaaatgattttatCTACATTATATATCATTTTGTTTCCACATATACTTATCTTATGGACtgcaactttttttttatccacGTTTGATTgactaatattaaaatcattggtagttaatttttttttttaattgacaTTTTGAACATTACTTGGATCCCGTTTACACATGGAACATTATACCAAACTCTGCAATTTTTGTCCGTCCCTTTTCCTATCTATGGGtgaatagtaataaaaagcCAAGATTTTActaacaattttatttctgcataacttttttttaattgaaaaatttaatgattATGCTTATTTACCCCAATTATGAACAGGTAGAGTTATTCGTAACCAAAGAAAGGGTGCTGGTTCTATTTTTACTTCCCACACCAGATTAAGAGAAGGTGCTGCTAAGTTGAGAACTTTAGATTACGCTGAACGTCACGGTTACATTCGTGGTGTTGTTAAGCAAATTGTTCACGATGCTGGTAGAGGTGCTCCATTGGCCAAGGTTGTCTTCCGTGACCCATACAAGTACAGATTACGTGAAGAAATCTTCATTGCTAACGAAGGTGTCCACACTGGTCAATTCATTTATGCCGGTAAGAAGGCTTCTTTGAATGTTGGTAACGTTTTGCCATTAGGTTCTGTTCCAGAAGGTACTATTGTTTCCAATGTTGAAGAAAAACCAGGTGACAGAGGTGCTTTAGCTAGAGCTTCTGGTAACTacgttattgttattggtcATAACCCAgaagaaaacaaaaccaGAATTAGATTACCATCTGGTTCTAAGAAGGTTGTTTCCTCTGATGCCAGAGGTGTTATCGGTGTTATTGCTGGTGGTGGTAGAGTTGATAAACCATTATTGAAAGCTGGTCGTGCTTTCCACAAGTACAAGGTTAAGAGAAACTCATGGCCAAAGACTAGAGGTGTTGCTATGAACCCAGTTGATCACCCTCACGGTGGTGGTAACCATCAACATATTGGTAAGGCTTCTACTATTTCCAGAGGTGCTGTTGCTGGTCAAAAGATCGGTTTGATTGCTGCCAGAAGAACTGGTTTGTTACGTGGTTCTCAAAAAACTCAAGATTAAAgtggtttattattatatatgtataaaaatatcctttctttctattatgtttttttgaATCTGTATAATTTTctagtttctttttttttgtcccaataaaaataacaagtCAAATAAAACCCTCTCCGAATATGATTAGTAAggagatttttttttttttcctctttttttttttccctcttatgaaaataaaaagctCCAATCTTCGATATGATCAATTGAAGATAGGAATCTACGtggatttatttttggtttaaCTTGTTTATTGTATTAAGCATTTCTTGGTATGTGCTACATAATTCTATCACGTGTATTTAAATtagtaaaaagaaacacAAACGTACACACACCTCTCAGTAACTACTGTATAAATGAAAAGCAAAATATAATCGCCTTGGATAGTCTGCTAATTCTCtgtggaaaataaaaaacatttttgaaataaaggaaaaaaaaaaaaaattaaaaatgtcaCGTGAtagtaaaattttttttcctatatAGCAATATTTATCAGATCTTAGTTCATTCGCGGCTAactaagttttttttttatggtttGATCatgaaagaaaacaaagaaaaggaTATACAGAACATAATTTGCCCATCGTTACAATAGTATAtactatttaaaaaagttttggTTTATTGAGGAACCTTTTCTGCTTAAAATTCATATACTTTACCATCGCAAGTAAATCAACTAATATGAAAGTAGAAGAATTAATCATAGATGGATTTAAATCGTATGCTACAAGAACAGTGATTTCACATTGGGATCCCCAATTCAATGCAATTACTGGTCTCAATGGATCGGgtaaatcaaatattttggatgcaatttgttttgttttgggTATTTCCTCAATGGCCACTGTTAGGGCATCCAACTTGCAAGATTTGATTTATAAGAGAGGCCAAGCTGGTGTTACTAAAGCCAGTGTTACGattgtttttgataataCAGATAGGAATAATTCTCCTATTGGATTTGAAACATACTCAAAAATTTCTGTGACAAGACAAGTGATGTTGGGCGGTACAAGCAAATATCTAATTAATGGTCATCGAGCCCAACAACAAACCGTGTTACATTTATTTCAATCTGTccaattaaatattaacaatcccaattttttaattatgcAAGGTAAAATtacaaaagttttaaaCATGAAGCCTAAGGAAATTCTCGCTCTTATTGAGGAGGCAGCAGGTACTAGAATGTTTGAGGATAGACGCCAAAAGGCAGAGAAAACAATGACTAAAAAGGAAAGCAAATTAGTTGAAATTACAAGTATTTTACAAGAAGAAATCGAACCCAAATTGGAAAAGTTAAGAGGTGAGAAAAGGGCATTTTTGGAGTTCCAGGAAATCCAAACAGATTTAGAAACTACCCAGAGAATAGTTGATGCATTTGAGTATTATATGTATGTTACCAAATACCAGAATGtccaaaaaataacaactaCACAACAATCGACGTTGGAAGAGTATTCCAAATCAATGGAAACGTTAAAGAGGGAGCTAGCAAACTTAAATGAAGATCTAGCTGAAATggaaattaaaagagaaaaaagtcTGGATAAGGAAGGTGCTTTTCTAAagttagaaaaaaaagaacaggcaataaataatgatatatCACGAATTCATACAACAATTAGTATCAAAGAAGACGATATGAAGGAACAGGACACAAGATTACTTGAACTTCAAAAAGATTTGGATAAATTGAAAGGTGCATTGGAATTCAAGTCTGAGTCATTTAAGGAAAAGAAGCTTGAATATGATCAAGcgcaaaataaaatgaataatttaaaaaaaaaacatgcAGAAAAAGAAGCATTACTATCATCACTAACTACAGGCATATCCTTGACATCTGGTGAACAAGGTGGCTACATGGCCCAGATTTCATcgacaaaaaaagatttgaatGATTGTGTGATTTCCATTAAGAGTGctgaaatgaaaatttctAGACTGGAAAATGAATTGGTGAAAAACCAACCACGATTAGAACAAGCAAAGCTCGAAAAGGCTAAACTTGCAGAGGATATTGAGCAGttaaaaaagcaaaagaaatatttggaAGCCAAATTAGCGGACGCTGGTTTTAATCTCTTAGATctaaaacaattaaaagaaagggAAGTTTCTTTACGTGACGagatttataaaatatcaaacGAAGTGGAACAATGGAAACGCAAATTATACAACATAGACTTTACATACTCAAGCCCGTCACCAAATTTTGATTCAAACTCGGTTAAAGGTGTTGCTGCCACTTTGTTTGTTATAAACgatgaaaatttaaatgcTGCTAATGCATTGCAAGTGTGTGCTGGTGGTAGACTTTTTAACGTGGTTgttgataatgaaaaaactGCTTCTCAATTGTTAGAAAGGGGTAGGCTTCGTAAAAGGGTAACTATTATTCCGTTGAACAAAATCGCTGCAAGGAAACTAAGGGAAGATACGGTCAAATTTGCAAAACAACTTGCTACTTCGCCGGAGAACGTAGAATTAGCTTTGAATTTGATAGGTTATGAAGCAGAAGTGGCAAAGGCTTtagaatttatttttggcaCCAGCTTAATTTGTAAAGATTCTGATACCGCCAAGATAGTCACATTCCATCCGCAAATTAGGACAAGAAGTATTACGTTGCAAGGCGATGTGTACGATCCAGAGGGTACTTTATCAGGGGGATCAAGAGGTGGCAATTCCTCGTTATTGCTGGAcattcaaaaatataacaaaagtGCGAAGCAGCTAAATTTGCTACAAAAAGAGATTTCTATTGTGCACGATAACattaaaacatttgaaaagaaatcaACTGTAACCAGAGAACTTCAAGATTCCTTAAATGTTTGTGATTATAAATTGCAATTAgctgaaaaggaaaatcaATCCAACTTGGCAACTCAAATACTTAATAGGAAACAGGAGATTTTAAAAGAGATtgcaaattttaaaaaggatATCACCAGTAAAATGCAAGAAAAGGACCATTTGGAAGCTAAAATGGGTGaaattcaaaaagaaattgacGATTTTGCCAAAGACAAAGGATCCAAATTGAATGAATTGAAACAACAAGTTTCCACACTTACTTCAGAAGTAGATCGTTATAAAGTCATTTATGAAAATTTATACGATGAGTATCAAAATTTGGAACTTGAAAGGGATCAGCTAATATCTGAGATCAATCAAAGCAAAGAAAGTGAAGGTACAATTAGAAATAATTTAGAGCAACTAAAGAAGGATTTAACTCAACTTAAATCTAGCATGGATGGGTTACAAGAAAAAGGTCTGCTGATTACAGAAGAATTGGAACATGAAAGATCCAGATTGTTGGAAATGGACAACGAAATCAAGGAACTTCAGTTATCCGttagaaataaaacaaagagCTATAATACAATTGAGTTGGAACACCAAAAACTAACTAATGAGCATGAAAAGTTCAGGCATGATATTGGCTCGATACGTGAAAGAatccaaaaattaaaagaaaacaatgaCTGGTTAACTGATGATAACTATGTGTCGAGTATTGTGGAACAGAATCAAAATATAGACTTGGATgagtataaaaaaagaagtagGCAATTAGAAGAAAAGTTCAATGGATTAAGGCGTAGGGTCAATCCCAACATTATGAGCATGATTGATAGCGTAGAGAAAAAGGAGGGTGCATTGAAAACAATGATCAGGACcattgaaaaagataaacaaaaaattcaagAAACAGTTGAGAAATTAAATGAGTATAAAAAAGACGCGTTGATTAAAACATGGGAAAAAGTTAGTGTTGATTTTGGACAAATTTTTGCTGAACTATTGCCTAATTCTTTTGCAAAATTAGTTACACTAGAAAACAAAGAGATTACAGAGGGTTTAGAGGTCAAAGTGAAATTAGGTAGTATATGGAAGGAAGGTCTAGTAGAATTGTCTGGTGGCCAACGATCCTTGATTGCATTATCCCTAATTTTAGCCTTGTTGCAATTCAAACCTGCACCAATGTATATTTTGGATGAAGTTGACGCTGCTTTAGATTTAAGCCATACGCAAAATATTGGGCATTTAATAAAGACAAGATTTAAAGGTTCCCAATTTATAGTTGTTTCTTTGAAAGAAGGTATGTTTTCGAATGCTAATAGGGTATTTAGAACAAGATTTCAAGAGGGCACTTCAGTGGTAAGTATAATGAATTAAGTacttaattatttataccaaaaaaaaaaaaaaaaaaaaaaaaaaagaaaaaattggtatTTACGATTTCTCAGTAGACTTCTAAAATGTATCTAGATGACTCCTTTAAATCCTCAATAGCTTGGTTTAAATCAACGGTGATTCCCTTTTCTTTGGCATCAGCTTCAATGATATCTTGTAAAGCTTTAGTAATATCAGGAACTGGCCAAGTTGGACCACACAAATAGAAAGAGCCCTTGTTATCCATCATGGCTACTTTCAATTCtttcaaattttctttaatacGATCTTGGATATAAATCTTTTGTGGTTGATCTCTTGAAAAAGCAGCACCGATATGTGTTATAATACCAGCATCCTTATAAGCTTCCCATAATTCACCATACAAGTACTCTTCTCTCTTGTGTCTTGCGCCCAAATAAAGGTAAACTTGACCAATAGTATGGCCTTGTTGTTTTTGCCACAACTTCTCTTCAACAATTGCTTTGAAAGGAGCTAGACCAGTACCAAGCCCGCTCATAATAACTGGCTGTTCAGTGGATGGTGGTAATTTCATGACTGATGGTTTTACACTAACAACCAATTCTGCTCCAACAGGCAAGTCAGATAAGTATTTAGAAGCCTGACCATATCTCTTTCTACCCTGTTTGTCAATCCAATCGACAACTACAATTAACAAATGGACTTCATTGGGGTGAACCTTTTGAGAAGAAGCAATGGAATACTCTCTTCTTTTCAATGGAGCAACGATGTTGACCAAGTCTGCCAAAGATGGTCTACAACTTGGAAATACTCTAAAAATATCAGCATAGGTGTAAAACTCTTCCTCTTGGTATCTCTTCAACTCAGCGGCACCGCTGCTAGAAACCAAGTTTTGTAATGCAGCCTTTTCTTTGTTGTCTTGAGCAAAATCGATCAAAGATTCATAAAATCTCTTTGGTGGTTTGCCAAAAATATCCAAATTTTCAGAAAAGGTTTGTAAAACAGTTCTTAATTCAATGGCATTAACGTCTTCCTTACTTGGAACGGAAACAATAGCATTTTCATTCAAACCATAATATTGTAAGAAATCCCTGACTAACGTCTCGTTATTCTTTGCATGAATACCCAAAGCTTCACCGATGTCATATTTCAAACCAGTACCAGAAATGTCAAattcaatttcaaaaatatttctagAATAGTATTCTGGTGTAAcccttttgtttttcttcacTTTAACAACAAAGTTTTTGACAGGTAAATCCGGTCttaattccttttttatacCATAAGCCTCTTTAAAAGTTAATTTCTTGGCAATATCGGACACTTTGAAAACGTTAGGTTCTCTCTCTTCTGGGACTTGTTTTGAATTTGGATGGAAAGCGTTTTCATTAACTAAAACTTGTAATAAAGCGGGTTCTTCTGGATCTTCTAATTCTGAAAATGATTTGTAGATATCAGTTGGAACTTCTTTAATACCAACTTCAAAAGCATTAGTAATAGTTTCAACCAAAACGGCAGCCAATAGTTCAATATCAGCACCAGATGAACCCCAGATACGACGAGCACTATTTTGAACGTCCAAGTTGTAGGCATATTTCCAAAAGACACTTTGAGAAACAAAAGACAACGTGCGGCCCTTAGTCTGTTCTCTATCGCCAATTAATTCCTTGTCCACCAAAactaatttaatatttttagagGCAATATGCTTCAAAAATTCTATTggtaatttcaaaaaatctttATAAGTGGAAACATCATCTAATTTTTGATCTTTGAAAGAATCCTTATCCAAAACCAAAATGATTGTGCCATTGACATCAGTAACTTTTGCTATATCAAATGTTCTCAAAAGCTCCACATTAGCAACAAAGGAAACTTTAGAAGAGTCGATATTGGTTACCAAAGGGGCAGAATTTGAATCAGGTAATGAAATAATTTGTGCTTGGAAAGTGCCCGCATTGTTAATATTGTCAAACCTAGTTCTCAAAGTGACCTGCTTGTCATCATCAAAGGCTAAAGAGTGAACCAAATTGGAACCCAAATCTAAACTGTCATCATTGTTATCGTTAGCCCATATAGTAAAGGCGTCAAATTTGTCTGaataattaatttgaaATTCGGTGACAAACGAACCAATAACATCTTGGATGGCAAGTAGAGACCAAACAAAGTTTGgtttgtatatatattcagTAACAGAAATACCTCTTCTGCCatggaaaaacaaagagGCAGCAACAGTCTCCTTCAACGGAGACGAGTTTGAATCCAAAGATTGAGAAATAACAATGACATTTT is part of the Saccharomycodes ludwigii strain NBRC 1722 chromosome III, whole genome shotgun sequence genome and encodes:
- the RPL29 gene encoding 60S ribosomal protein eL29 (similar to Saccharomyces cerevisiae YFR032C-A | RPL29 | Ribosomal Protein of the Large subunit) is translated as MAKSKNHTAHNQTKKAHRNGIKKPKTYKYPSLKGVDPKFRRNHKHALHGTAKALAAKRAGKK
- the RRT5 gene encoding Rrt5p (similar to Saccharomyces cerevisiae YFR032C | RRT5 | Regulator of rDNA Transcription), with translation MTLENQVLTENSESAIVETVQNNDSSTTNKNEPLENDMKPDVKRVYISNLNFETTEGDLFGYLEDSGCKSVLIPSQTVRGFRTNKVRPLGIAYAEFETPKQAREVVDKFNGVVFKERALRFKLYSPYSPAVVTEKISKANKKSRFSRLGVSNDKKDKNQIVKTASNKKDKRMNLLSDSAQKEGEGENKQLQQQDPDKPGTTEIPNSTEDSKGENKEVSKDTVYCAYLPPKATDVELREYFQKYGPTDVYVFKNRYYRRGLHFHRYVLAALVTLTGEDSASKASEELKNTKFMNKSIVIKPSYLEKIKEVQKAAAFKSNPSSSLPQDEVQE
- the SMC2 gene encoding condensin subunit SMC2 (similar to Saccharomyces cerevisiae YFR031C | SMC2 | Structural Maintenance of Chromosomes), whose product is MKVEELIIDGFKSYATRTVISHWDPQFNAITGLNGSGKSNILDAICFVLGISSMATVRASNLQDLIYKRGQAGVTKASVTIVFDNTDRNNSPIGFETYSKISVTRQVMLGGTSKYLINGHRAQQQTVLHLFQSVQLNINNPNFLIMQGKITKVLNMKPKEILALIEEAAGTRMFEDRRQKAEKTMTKKESKLVEITSILQEEIEPKLEKLRGEKRAFLEFQEIQTDLETTQRIVDAFEYYMYVTKYQNVQKITTTQQSTLEEYSKSMETLKRELANLNEDLAEMEIKREKSLDKEGAFLKLEKKEQAINNDISRIHTTISIKEDDMKEQDTRLLELQKDLDKLKGALEFKSESFKEKKLEYDQAQNKMNNLKKKHAEKEALLSSLTTGISLTSGEQGGYMAQISSTKKDLNDCVISIKSAEMKISRLENELVKNQPRLEQAKLEKAKLAEDIEQLKKQKKYLEAKLADAGFNLLDLKQLKEREVSLRDEIYKISNEVEQWKRKLYNIDFTYSSPSPNFDSNSVKGVAATLFVINDENLNAANALQVCAGGRLFNVVVDNEKTASQLLERGRLRKRVTIIPLNKIAARKLREDTVKFAKQLATSPENVELALNLIGYEAEVAKALEFIFGTSLICKDSDTAKIVTFHPQIRTRSITLQGDVYDPEGTLSGGSRGGNSSLLLDIQKYNKSAKQLNLLQKEISIVHDNIKTFEKKSTVTRELQDSLNVCDYKLQLAEKENQSNLATQILNRKQEILKEIANFKKDITSKMQEKDHLEAKMGEIQKEIDDFAKDKGSKLNELKQQVSTLTSEVDRYKVIYENLYDEYQNLELERDQLISEINQSKESEGTIRNNLEQLKKDLTQLKSSMDGLQEKGLLITEELEHERSRLLEMDNEIKELQLSVRNKTKSYNTIELEHQKLTNEHEKFRHDIGSIRERIQKLKENNDWLTDDNYVSSIVEQNQNIDLDEYKKRSRQLEEKFNGLRRRVNPNIMSMIDSVEKKEGALKTMIRTIEKDKQKIQETVEKLNEYKKDALIKTWEKVSVDFGQIFAELLPNSFAKLVTLENKEITEGLEVKVKLGSIWKEGLVELSGGQRSLIALSLILALLQFKPAPMYILDEVDAALDLSHTQNIGHLIKTRFKGSQFIVVSLKEGMFSNANRVFRTRFQEGTSVVSIMN
- the MET10 gene encoding sulfite reductase subunit alpha (similar to Saccharomyces cerevisiae YFR030W | MET10 | METhionine requiring), giving the protein MNLLEASFPYLSLQNTKRFQDSNCNNLGVMSAFFNNPFGIPTDPKRLSSNTTPLFRINSTLYENLDTIFSYKSFDEQDLLDAAIKRWAARDQNHLYFQELQLRPGAGKLPLGYLSEKQQTKLPVGIITPGFGFKYFYNTLKGSNAKLAFTIAALDYVDDSIVSDYVTPLKIAQELNYPVITPINHNEVQHTTALSLFLSQFTSTIHLFDGASYAKTVLNSNEDSVTTLPNLHIPEHSSFDDILTIYNENSPIKLHNFQYFGVENPETVFVTYGSVESELFSKAIDGTQSKVGHIAIRIPLPFDTDKFVACLPSTTKNVIVISQSLDSNSSPLKETVAASLFFHGRRGISVTEYIYKPNFVWSLLAIQDVIGSFVTEFQINYSDKFDAFTIWANDNNDDSLDLGSNLVHSLAFDDDKQVTLRTRFDNINNAGTFQAQIISLPDSNSAPLVTNIDSSKVSFVANVELLRTFDIAKVTDVNGTIILVLDKDSFKDQKLDDVSTYKDFLKLPIEFLKHIASKNIKLVLVDKELIGDREQTKGRTLSFVSQSVFWKYAYNLDVQNSARRIWGSSGADIELLAAVLVETITNAFEVGIKEVPTDIYKSFSELEDPEEPALLQVLVNENAFHPNSKQVPEEREPNVFKVSDIAKKLTFKEAYGIKKELRPDLPVKNFVVKVKKNKRVTPEYYSRNIFEIEFDISGTGLKYDIGEALGIHAKNNETLVRDFLQYYGLNENAIVSVPSKEDVNAIELRTVLQTFSENLDIFGKPPKRFYESLIDFAQDNKEKAALQNLVSSSGAAELKRYQEEEFYTYADIFRVFPSCRPSLADLVNIVAPLKRREYSIASSQKVHPNEVHLLIVVVDWIDKQGRKRYGQASKYLSDLPVGAELVVSVKPSVMKLPPSTEQPVIMSGLGTGLAPFKAIVEEKLWQKQQGHTIGQVYLYLGARHKREEYLYGELWEAYKDAGIITHIGAAFSRDQPQKIYIQDRIKENLKELKVAMMDNKGSFYLCGPTWPVPDITKALQDIIEADAKEKGITVDLNQAIEDLKESSRYILEVY
- a CDS encoding 60S ribosomal protein uL2 (similar to Saccharomyces cerevisiae YIL018W | RPL2B | Ribosomal Protein of the Large subunit (paralog of YFR031C-A | RPL2A) | uncharacterized intron close to the beginning of the gene); protein product: GRVIRNQRKGAGSIFTSHTRLREGAAKLRTLDYAERHGYIRGVVKQIVHDAGRGAPLAKVVFRDPYKYRLREEIFIANEGVHTGQFIYAGKKASLNVGNVLPLGSVPEGTIVSNVEEKPGDRGALARASGNYVIVIGHNPEENKTRIRLPSGSKKVVSSDARGVIGVIAGGGRVDKPLLKAGRAFHKYKVKRNSWPKTRGVAMNPVDHPHGGGNHQHIGKASTISRGAVAGQKIGLIAARRTGLLRGSQKTQD